The genomic segment AAGCTCAAGCTCGCTCCGGAAGCCGCCGCCTTCGGCATCGTTGAGGTGGTGGACGAGAACATGGCCAATGCGGCGCGCGTCCATGCGGTCGAAAACGGCAAGAACATCTCGGAAAACATCATGATCGCCTTCGGCGGCGCCGCACCCCTGCATGCCGCTCGTCTCTGCGAGAAGCTCGGCGTGGAGCAGTGCCTCATTCCGCACGGAGCGGGCGTCGGTTCGGCCATCGGTTTCCTGAAAGCGCCGTTCGGCTACGAAGCGCTGGCTTCCAAGATCATGGGCCTGTCGAAATTCGATGCCGGACCGATCAACGCCATGCTCGACGAACTGAAGGCGACCGCCGAAGGGTTCGTGCGCGCCGGAACGAATGGGCAGATCGTGCGCGAAATCACCGCTTTCATGCGGTATGCGGGCCAGGGCTGGGAAATCCCGGTGGCGCTGCCCGACCGTGCCTTCACCGCAGCGGATACGGCCATGATCGAAGCCGCCTTCAAGGAGCGGTACGCCCAGTTCTTCGGCCGCGCGGTCGAAGGCCCGGAAATTGAATTCGTCACCTGGTCGGTCAAGGCGCAGGACGTCCGCCCCGAAAGCGAGCGCTTCGCCCTTGAAACGGACGGCGCGCCGGCGTCCGTGCCCGCGACGAGAGCCGTCTTCGATCCCGCCTCCGGCAAGACGCTGGAAACCGCGATTGTGTCGCGCGATACGCTCTCGCGAGGCGCGCGTGTGATCGGCCCTGCCGTCATCGTCGAGCGTGAAACGTCCACCATCGTCACGTCGCCGTTCGATGCCGTCATCCAGATCGACGGCACCATTCTTCTCGTGCGCAAAGGTCTCTGATCATGAGCGATATCAATGAAATTCGCATGCAGGTCATGTGGAACCGTCTGATCTCGGTCGTTGAGGAACAGGCGCTGACGCTGCTGCGCACCGCGTTTTCCACCTCTGTCCGCGAGGCGGGCGATCTTTCGGCCGGCGTCTATAACGCCAAGGGCGAGATGCTGGCGCAAGCCGTTACCGGCACGCCCGGCCACGTCAACACCATGGCCGAGGCGGTGCTGCACTTCATCGCCGAAATCCCGCGCGAGGAAATGTATCCCGGAGACACCTACGTCACAAACGATCCGTGGAAGGGCACCGGCCACCTCCACGATATCACCATGGTCTCGCCGTCGTTCAAGGGAGAGGAACTGATCGGCTTCTTCGCCTGCACGGCGCATGTGGTCGATGTCGGCGGGCGCGGCTTCGGGGCGGATGGCAAGTCGGTCTATGAAGAAGGCATCCAGATCCCGATCATGAAGTTCGCCGAGCGCGGCACGGTGAACAAGGACCTCCTGAAGATCCTGCGCCTCAATGTGCGCGAGCCGAACCAGGTGATCGGCGACTTCTTCTCGCTCGCTGCCTGCAACGACGTCGGCCACAAGCGGCTGATCGAGATGCTGGACGAGGTCGGCTACGACAATCTCGACACGCTTGGCGATTTCATCCTGTCGCGCACGCACACTGCAACGATGGACCGCATCGCCGGCCTGCCGAAGGGGGCATGGACGAACGAGATGCTGACGGACGGCTATGATGTACCGATCAAGCTTGCGGCCGAGGTCTCGATCACCGACATGGGTGTCAATGTCGATTTCTCCGGTACGGACGGGATGAGCCGCTGGGGCATCAACGTGCCGCTGATCTATACGAAAGCCTATGCATGCTACGCGCTAAAATGCGTGGTGGCGCCGGATATTCCGAACAATTCGGCGTCTCTCGCCGTCTTCAACGTTTCCTCGCCGACCAACATCCTCAATGCCGAGCGGCCGGCGCCGGTATCGGTGCGCCACGTCATCGGCCATATGGTGCCGGACCTTGTACTCGGCGCGCTTGCCAAGGCGCTGCCCGGCAAGATTCTCGCCGAAGGTGCAGCCGCCTTGTGGAATATCCATATTTCGGCCCGCCCGGTCGCCGGCGCTTCCGGGCGCCGTGCCGAGGTGCTGATGTTCAACTCGGGCGGCATGGGTGCGCGCCCGGGCATCGATGGCTTGTCTTCGACGGCCTTTCCTTCGGGCGTCCATACCATGCCGATCGAAGCGACCGAGCATACCGGTCCCATTGTCGTCTGGCGCAAGGAACTTCGCCCCGATTCCGGCGGCGCGGGCAAATATCGCGGCGGCCTCGGCCAGATCATCGAGATCGCGCCCGCGGAGGGGCATGAGTTTGATTTTTCCGCGATGTTCGACCGTATCGCGACTCCGCCGCGCGGGCGCGATGGGGGTGAAGACGGAGCACCCGGTTCGGCAAAGCTCGACGATGGAACGAAGCTGCGTCCCAAGGGCTGGCAGCATGTGCCGGCGGGCCGCCGGCTGGTACTGGAACTGCCGGGCGGCGGCGGATTTGGAAGCCCGGCCGAGCGCTCGGCCGAAGCCTGGGCCGAGGACCTGTCGAAGGGTTACGTGACGGAGAAGAGACAATGAGCCACATCGCAAGCCGGCTTTCCGCCGTCAAACCTTCCGCCTCCATGGCCGTCTCGCAGGCCGCCAAGGAGCTGGCGGCGACCGGGATCGACGTGATCGATCTCGGTCTCGGCGAGCCGGACTTTCCGGCTCCCGCCCACATCACCGAGGCCGCCTTCGAGGCGGCGCGCAAGGAGCGGATGCTCTATACCGCTTCGCTCGGCACCCCGGACCTACGCAAGGCGATCGTCGCCAAGTTCAAGCGTGAAAACGGCCTCGATTATGCCATCGACGAGATCGCGGTTGCCAATGGCGCCAAGCAGATCATCTTCAATGCGCTGATGGCGACCCTGGAGGAGGGTGACGAGGCGATCCTGCCGGCGCCTTACTTCGTCTCCTATCCGGAAATGGTGAAGCTTTTCGGCGGAGTGCCGGTCACCCCGGCCTGCCGGGCCGAAAACGGCTTTCGCCTGACGCCCGAGGTGCTGGAAGCGGCGCTCTCGGAAAAGACGCGGTGGCTATTCCTGAACATGCCGGGCAATCCGTCGGGCGCGGTTTATACCGAGGCGCAGTTGCAGGCGCTCGGCGCGGTGCTCGCCAAATATCCTGATGTCATGATCCTCTCGGATGAAATCTACGAACACATCATCTTCGACGGGCGCACCTTCGTCTCCTTCGGCACGGCCTGCCCGGAATTGCGCGATCGTTCGCTGATCGTCAATGGCATGTCCAAGGCCTATGCCATGACCGGTTGGCGCGTCGGCTATGCCGCCGGCCCGAAGGATCTGATCAAGGCGATGGCGACGATCCAGAGCCAGTCCTGCACCTCCGTTTCCGCCCCGGCGCAGATCGCGGCCAAGGCGGCGCTGGAGGGGCCGCAGGATTGCGTTGCCGAGTTCCGCACGGCGTTCGAGCGCCGCCGCCACCTCGTGGTCGAGGGCATCGCGAAAATCAACGCGCTGAGCCTTGATCCACCGGAAGGCGCCTTCTACGCCTATATCGGCTGTGCGGCGCTGATCGGTGCGAAAACTCCGTCCGGCCAGACGCTGGAAGACGATATCGCCGTCGCAAAGTACCTCCTCGATGAGGGGCATGTGGCGGCCGTTCCGGGCACGGCTTACGGCCTTTCGCCCTTCTTCCGCATCTCCACCGCGACCTCGGACGAAGTTTTGGCCGAGGCGGTGAAGCGTATCGGCGCGGCCGTCGCTAAACTCGAATTCTGATTGGAAGGAAGAATGTCCAAGCTCTACAAGACCATTCTGATCACGGGCGCGGCCGGCCGTCTTGGTACGGAACTGCGTCGGGGCCTTGCACCACTGGCCGATAGGCTGCGCCTGGCCGATATCGGCGAGATCAAGGACCTGCAGCCGAACGAGGAAGCGATGGTCTTCGACCTTGCCGACGAAGCCGCCGTGATGAAGGCGGTCGAGTGTGTCGACGCCATCGTGCATTTCGGCGGCGTTCCGCTGGAGCGCCCCTGGCAGGATATCCTCGATGCCAATATCCGCGGCAGCTACCATATCTATGAGGCTGCCCGGAAGCATGGCGTCAAGCGCGTCGTCTATGCCTCCTCGGTCCATGCGATCGGCTATCACACGCTGGAAGCCCATATCGATACGGATGCGCCAGTCCGGCCAGACAGCCTCTACGGCGTTTCCAAATGCTTCGTCGAAGCGCTTAGCCGCTTCTACTGGGACAAGTTCGGGCTGGAGAGCGTGTGCCTTCGCATCTTCTCCTCGTTCCCGGAGCCGGCGGATCGCCGCATGCTCTGGTCCTGGCTGTCCTTCGAGGATTGCATTCGCCTGGTGACGGCTAGCCTGACGGCGCCGCGCGTCGGCCACACGATCAGCTTCGGCTTGTCCGACAACGCCATCAAGCCGGTCGACAATTCCAGGGCCGGCCATCTCGGTTACGTGTCGCAGGATAGTACGGAGTGCTTCCGCGCCAAGGTCGAGGCGGACAAGCCGCCGGTTGATCCGAAGGCGCCTTCCACCCTTTACCTCGGCGGATGGTTCGTCGATATCGGCCATCCCAATGATGAGGTTTCGAAATGAAAGACCAGTATGACGTCGTCATCATCGGCGGCGCGGTGATCGGTTCCGCCGTCGCCTACTATCTCGCGGCCAATCCCGATTTCGACGGCTCGGTGCTCGTCGTCGAACGCGACCCAACCTACTTGAAAGCGGCGACCTCCCTATCTTCCTCTTCGATACGCACACAGTTTTCCAATCCGATCAATGTGAAGATCAGCCAGTATGGCTCCGAGGTCATCCGCAATTTCGGGGAGATGATGCAGGTCGGCGACGATAAGCCCGACCTCGGCTTCCATTCAGGTGGGTACCTGTTCCTCGCTAACACTGCGGAGCAGGTACAAGTCCTCAAGGAGAACCATGAGGCACAGGTTTCCTGTGGTGCGGACGTCGTACTCTGGAGCCGTGATGAATTGGCAAATGCCTTCCCGCATCTGAATGTGGCGGATATCGAGCTGGCCTCCTACGGCCGTTCCGGCGAAGGCTGGTTCAATAATACGGGCCTGATGTATGGCTTCAAGAACAAGGCGCGCTCGCTGGGCGTCGATTATGTCACGGATGAAGCCGTAGCCATCGGCCGCGATAGCGACAGGGTGACGTCGGTAACTTTGAAGTCGGGCTCGGTCGTGAAGGCTGGCACGATCGTCAACGCCTCCGGCCCACGCGCGGCGATCACCGCCCGCATGGCCGGCCTCGATATTCCGGTCGAGCCGCGCAAGCGCACATTGTTCGTGTTCGATTGCGCCGGTACGCCGGAGGGAACCGCGAACGTCAACCAGGGGCGGCTTCCGCTGATGATCGATCCGTCCGGCGTGTTCTGCCGGCCTGAAGGTCGCTTCTTCCTGACGGGTTGCCCTCCCGTGGAGGACCCGGCGGCCGATTGGGACGATTTCGAACCGCGCTACGAAGAGTTCGAGGAGATCATCTGGCCGGCTCTTGCCGAACGGTCGCCCCAGTTCGAAGCGATCAAGGTGGTGAACCAGTGGGCGGGTCATTACGACTTCAATGTCCTCGATCACAATCTGATCGTCGGCCGTCATCCCGCGGTGCGCAATTTCGTCTTCGCCAACGGCTTTTCCGGCCATGGCCTGCAGCAGGGGCCGGCGACGGGACGAGGCGTGTCAGAGTTGATCATCTACGGCGAATATCGCACATTGGACCTGACGGAAGTCGGCTATGAGCGTGTCGTGGAGAATCGCCCGTTCCTCGAAAAAGCCGTGATTTAATCATCGTAGGCTCCGCCGGCAGGCGGAGCCGTTATATTTAGATATCGCCTGTCGGGAGGGCGGATTGGCTGGACAACACACACGGCTTCCCCCTCTCAATGCGCTGCGGGCGTTCTGGGCGGTTATGCGTCAAGGTACATTTCGTGGCGCGGCAGATGAACTACTTGTCACGCCGCAGGCCATCAGCCAGCAGATCAAGCTGTTGGAGGATACCTTGCACGTTCCGCTGTTCGAACGGAAGGCGCGGGTAATTGAACCGACGGAACATGCGATCATTCTCTCGCATTTCGTCCAGGCAGGCTTCGATGAATTTACGGAGGGAATCCGTCGAGTCACCAACTCGACCTACCGTAACCGCATCAACATCAATGTCAGTCCGTATTTTGCCACCCGCTACTTGATGGAGCGCCTTGAGCGATTTCGTCAACTCATGCCCGGTGCTGATATCCGGATGACGACCATGGTAAACGTGCGCGACTTCGCCGCCGAAGAAGTGGACGTTTCCATTCAATGGGGATTCGGAAACTGGAAGGAATATGACGTAAAATTGCTGATGCACGACCCGAAGATCATCTGCTGCTCGCCGGAGTTAGCCAAACAGATCTCTTCACCGGCGGACCTCGGCCGTATGACCCTTCTGCATCCTGTCATGGCGCGCGACCTGTGGCGCAAGGTGCTGGCGCATCTTGGTCTGCCGTCGCTGGAAATGGCTGGGGAGATCGAATTCCAGGATGCCGCGACGATGCGCAAGGGTAGCATCTCCGGCATCGGGGTTGGGCTCGTGTCAAGGGGCGACGCGCTTGCCGATATCGAGGCCGGTACCCTCGTCGCGCCGCTCGGCATTGATATGCTGGATACGATGAACAAGAAGGATATCCCCGGCTTCTATCTTGTCGTTCCGAGAGCCCACAAGCGAGTTAAGATCATCTCCGCCTTTTGTGACTGGATCGCCGCAGAGCAATGGTGAAAGGAAAAGTGCGGAACAAAGTGGACGCCAGCATAGCCGTCCGCTTCCGCACTTGTGACCACTCCTCTGGGTGTTTCACTGACCGATAAGCGACCACCAAGCTGGCGGCCGGTGGCGGAGGCGTTCTTCCGCCACCGATATTGGATGGTCACAGCGCCTTCTGAAGTTCCGGCAGCGCCTCGAACAGGTCGGCGACGAGGCCGTAGTCGGCGACCTGGAAGATCGGCGCCTCCTCGTCCTTGTTGATGGCGACGATGACCTTCGAATCCTTCATGCCGGCGAGGTGCTGGATGGCGCCGGAGATGCCGCAGGCGATGTAGAGCTGCGGGGCGACCACCTTGCCGGTCTGGCCGACCTGC from the Rhizobium sp. ARZ01 genome contains:
- a CDS encoding hydantoinase B/oxoprolinase family protein yields the protein MSDINEIRMQVMWNRLISVVEEQALTLLRTAFSTSVREAGDLSAGVYNAKGEMLAQAVTGTPGHVNTMAEAVLHFIAEIPREEMYPGDTYVTNDPWKGTGHLHDITMVSPSFKGEELIGFFACTAHVVDVGGRGFGADGKSVYEEGIQIPIMKFAERGTVNKDLLKILRLNVREPNQVIGDFFSLAACNDVGHKRLIEMLDEVGYDNLDTLGDFILSRTHTATMDRIAGLPKGAWTNEMLTDGYDVPIKLAAEVSITDMGVNVDFSGTDGMSRWGINVPLIYTKAYACYALKCVVAPDIPNNSASLAVFNVSSPTNILNAERPAPVSVRHVIGHMVPDLVLGALAKALPGKILAEGAAALWNIHISARPVAGASGRRAEVLMFNSGGMGARPGIDGLSSTAFPSGVHTMPIEATEHTGPIVVWRKELRPDSGGAGKYRGGLGQIIEIAPAEGHEFDFSAMFDRIATPPRGRDGGEDGAPGSAKLDDGTKLRPKGWQHVPAGRRLVLELPGGGGFGSPAERSAEAWAEDLSKGYVTEKRQ
- a CDS encoding pyridoxal phosphate-dependent aminotransferase, translating into MSHIASRLSAVKPSASMAVSQAAKELAATGIDVIDLGLGEPDFPAPAHITEAAFEAARKERMLYTASLGTPDLRKAIVAKFKRENGLDYAIDEIAVANGAKQIIFNALMATLEEGDEAILPAPYFVSYPEMVKLFGGVPVTPACRAENGFRLTPEVLEAALSEKTRWLFLNMPGNPSGAVYTEAQLQALGAVLAKYPDVMILSDEIYEHIIFDGRTFVSFGTACPELRDRSLIVNGMSKAYAMTGWRVGYAAGPKDLIKAMATIQSQSCTSVSAPAQIAAKAALEGPQDCVAEFRTAFERRRHLVVEGIAKINALSLDPPEGAFYAYIGCAALIGAKTPSGQTLEDDIAVAKYLLDEGHVAAVPGTAYGLSPFFRISTATSDEVLAEAVKRIGAAVAKLEF
- a CDS encoding NAD(P)-dependent oxidoreductase, whose translation is MSKLYKTILITGAAGRLGTELRRGLAPLADRLRLADIGEIKDLQPNEEAMVFDLADEAAVMKAVECVDAIVHFGGVPLERPWQDILDANIRGSYHIYEAARKHGVKRVVYASSVHAIGYHTLEAHIDTDAPVRPDSLYGVSKCFVEALSRFYWDKFGLESVCLRIFSSFPEPADRRMLWSWLSFEDCIRLVTASLTAPRVGHTISFGLSDNAIKPVDNSRAGHLGYVSQDSTECFRAKVEADKPPVDPKAPSTLYLGGWFVDIGHPNDEVSK
- a CDS encoding FAD-binding oxidoreductase, with the protein product MKDQYDVVIIGGAVIGSAVAYYLAANPDFDGSVLVVERDPTYLKAATSLSSSSIRTQFSNPINVKISQYGSEVIRNFGEMMQVGDDKPDLGFHSGGYLFLANTAEQVQVLKENHEAQVSCGADVVLWSRDELANAFPHLNVADIELASYGRSGEGWFNNTGLMYGFKNKARSLGVDYVTDEAVAIGRDSDRVTSVTLKSGSVVKAGTIVNASGPRAAITARMAGLDIPVEPRKRTLFVFDCAGTPEGTANVNQGRLPLMIDPSGVFCRPEGRFFLTGCPPVEDPAADWDDFEPRYEEFEEIIWPALAERSPQFEAIKVVNQWAGHYDFNVLDHNLIVGRHPAVRNFVFANGFSGHGLQQGPATGRGVSELIIYGEYRTLDLTEVGYERVVENRPFLEKAVI
- a CDS encoding LysR substrate-binding domain-containing protein; amino-acid sequence: MAGQHTRLPPLNALRAFWAVMRQGTFRGAADELLVTPQAISQQIKLLEDTLHVPLFERKARVIEPTEHAIILSHFVQAGFDEFTEGIRRVTNSTYRNRININVSPYFATRYLMERLERFRQLMPGADIRMTTMVNVRDFAAEEVDVSIQWGFGNWKEYDVKLLMHDPKIICCSPELAKQISSPADLGRMTLLHPVMARDLWRKVLAHLGLPSLEMAGEIEFQDAATMRKGSISGIGVGLVSRGDALADIEAGTLVAPLGIDMLDTMNKKDIPGFYLVVPRAHKRVKIISAFCDWIAAEQW